The Eriocheir sinensis breed Jianghai 21 chromosome 45, ASM2467909v1, whole genome shotgun sequence genomic interval TCTATCAGTCTTTCGTCCATGGTGCCggaaaatgaattaaaaatgtTATGGGCGCGGACGAGGCAACACGTACAAGCCGCGAGATGAACGGGTACCGTACGGGTCTTCGTTCACACTACCCGTCACCCACCCGTCGAGCCGGAGTCAGGCCGCCGTCACGCCGGCCAGGAATTCTCGAGAGGAAATCCGGGACGTGTCGGTTGGGTGTCGGACGACTGCTGCCGTCAGCTTGACGGGTAGTGTAAACACTTCCATTTAAATACATGAAAGAAATCTTGACGGCGTCTAGCCGGCGGTCTGCCTGTCGGTCGGAAGACGGGTAATGTAAATCGGCCTTAAGCCGGCAACTCCGTGACGCTGGAGGTGTGGTTAGGTTGAGTCAGACTGGGCCGGTGACATCACAGCCGCCAAACATTACTACATGATAACAAGAATTCCTCTGGCGAACATCCGCTGCCTCAAGACGTTCCCCGCCGCGTCACAAGTCAGTTCCCCCGGCCTGTCTGATCGAGTGGCAGGCTGTTCTCTTTGTCCACGGCTGGTAGGACACGTTTCGGGGCCAAGCAAACATTTTCACGACGCCTTGACCTCACAGTGATTGTTCCCAGGTGTTTTGATGTCCACTGTAACCGCAAAGTCTTCAAGAAACGTCAGAATCGGGCACGGGGAAAAAGCTTCGAAGTCAGGGTGATAAAAGAGAGGCCCCATCACAAACTCCCGTGCGTTTTggggccaagcaagcattctcacGACGCCTTGACCTCACAGTGATTGTTCCCAGGTGTTTTGATGTCCACTGTAACCGCCAAGTCTTAAACGCTAGAATCGGGAAAGAGTAAGAAGCTTCGAAGTCATTGTGATAGAGGCCCCATCACAGACTCCCGTGCGTTTTggggccaagcaagcattcttaCGACGCCTTGACCTCACAGTGATTGTTTCCAGGTGTTATGGTGTCCACTATAACCGGCAAGTCTTAAACGCTAGAATCGGGAAAGAGTAAGAAGCTTCGAAGTCATTGTGATAGAGGCCCCATCACAGACTCCCGTGCGTTTTggggccaagcaagcattctcacGACGCCTTGACCTCACAGTGATAGTTCCCATGTGTTTTGGTGTTCACTGTAACCGCCAAGTCTTAAACGCTAGAATCGGGAAAGAGTAAGAAGCTTCGAAGTCATTGTGATAGAGTGGGCCCATCACAGACTCCCGTACGAGGCTTTCGACCCCGACTGAAGTAAAGGATTATATGATAAGTGATTCCTCAAGTGAAGAAGGAGCACAGTGGAGGTTTGGAGGACGTACGCTTGGTGAAAGTCCCgcgagaaagaaacgaaagaaagaaggaaggaaaaggagtaagaaagaacGTTCGAACGcaagttagaaagaaagaaagaaggaaagaaaagaagcaagaaagaacGAGCGAACGGAAgttagaaagaaaggatagaagaaagggCACAGGAAAAGCTTACAAACTCAGCTACAATTAATTATTTTTCTAGTGATTCATGGACAATTAGTGAAGAATGGAAGCTCTGAGTCCTTAGGAAAACAATAATCACTCGTGTCTTTCAATAAGTTACGAAATGGCTACAGGCCCGTGAGGGAGGCTTCTGTGGCGGATGCTTCCTCCACTACGAACTTTATTTCCACAAACGTACTGCCCTCATCacagccaccatcatcatcagtcaaCTGTAGGACAAACAAAGCCTTTCCCGATCGAGAACTTTCCGCGTTTTCCCAGCTGGTGCTTGTGAAGGAGCTACTGATAGTACACTCATTCTTCAAGAACCAACATGACCAGGCTGCCGTAGAGGACATCAACACGTAGGAGCTCAACAAAGGACAATACAGTGAAAGGATATCGCTGTAGGAAAGGCTTATATTAAGTCCCACGCCTACTGTAGGACTGCTTCGTTCTGTAGGAGATCAACTAAGGAAAAGACAGTTGAAGGAAGTCGCTGTAGGAAAGGCTTAAAGTCCTACGCCTTCTTCAGTGGTGCCTCGGTTCTGAAGGAGTTGCAAATATACTCATTCTCATCGCTGAAGGGCCTCGTGATGCTGGGGAAGGTGATGcagctgctgatggtggtggttttggcgGTGGCGGTGTCGGGAAAGGTCGCCGACGTCACCCCGCCCGCCGCCGATGTGACGCCGACCTGCCGCGACGGTCCCCGAGGCTCCACGTGTGTCTTTGTCAACGCTGTGCAGGTGAGGCCAtggagggggtgggggcgggggttctctctctctctctctctctctctctctctctctctctctctctctctctctctctctctctctctctctctctctctctctctctctctctctctctctctctctctctctctctctctctctctctctctctctctcaaattaattCTTTTCACAATACTACATATAATTCTGGTCCGCAAGAACTGTCTAACAGAGAAACTTGTTCACTGTCGCATAAATAAGAAGTAGAACGCGCACATTCATGTCTTGGGGCTAAAATTGATATACTTGAGAGTTAATAAAGGAAATCCAGaatgctcataaaactacccctggaaatgccccaaaactcccacgaaagccttgtcatatatgtgctTGAGTGCAGAAATGTTAAGAATatggaaaaggagatcaatcgctttataatgagtgtttttgtaagTTCATGGCACCAAAAAGtgatcagactaccagaaggctcataaaactacccctggaaatgccccaaaactcccacgaaagccttgtcatatatgtgctTGAGTGCAGAAATGTTAAGAATACTGATCTAAAAGCTGTGGGAACATGTTAGATTGTATTTAGAAATGTAATAAAGCAAGTTGTCGAAGAGGCTTGTAACTTTTTATCAGCCGTGTTGCATCGTTTCCTCGATAGATATTGATTTGATTTATAGACCATATTCCTTTCCTCATAGTTCGTTGTATAACCCGTTTGCCTCCTGTCCGCAGCGATTACCACGGATTTAAATTTcacggtattataagacagtcgcttctcatatcagctatttctaaaagtcaaagaggggatcagtcgggttctaattagtgtttctttaggttcacggtacagaagaagggtcaaactaccaccagggtcataaaactagtactggaaatgcccacaactcctacgaaagccttgtcaaatgtgtgtttcttaggttcatggtacagaagaagggtcaaactaccaccagggtcatgaaactagtactggaaatgcccacaactcctacgaaagccttgtcaaatgtgtgtttcttaggttcacggtacagaagaagggtcaacctaccaccagggtcataaaactagtactggaaatgcccacaactcctacgaaagccttgtcaaatatgtgtgtttcttaggttcatggtatagactatagaagaagggtcaaactaccaccagggtcataaaactacccctggaaatgtcccaaactcctatgaaagccttgtcaaatatgtgtgtttcttaggttcatgatacagaagaagggtcaacctaccaccagggtcataaaactacccctggaaatgtcacaaactcctatgaaagccttgtcaaatgtgtgtttcttaggttcatggtacagaagaagggtcaaactaccaccagggtcataaaactacccctggaaatgtcacaaactcctacgaaagccttgtcaaatgtgtgtttcttaggttcatggtacagaagaagggtcaaactaccaccagggtcataaaactacccctggaaatgtcccaaactcctacgaaagccttgtcaaatgtgtgtttcttaggttcatggtacagaagaagggtcaaactaccaccagggttataaaactacccctggaaatgtcccaaactcctatgaaagccttgtcaaatatgtgtgtttcttaggttcatggtacagaagaaggatcaaactaccaccagggtcataaaactacccctggaaatgtcacaaactcctacgaaagccttgtcaaatgtgtgtttcttaggttcatggtacagaagaagggtcaaactaccaccagggtcataaaactagtactggaaatgcccacaactcctacgaaagccttgtcaaatgtaggtttcttaggttcatggtacagaagaagggtcaaactaccaccagggtcataaaactacccctggaaatgtcacaaactcctatgaaagccttgtcaaatgtgtgtttcttaggttcatggtacagaagaaggatcaaactaccaccagggtcataaaactacccctggaaatgtcacaaactcctatgaaagccttgtcaaatatgtgttcttgggtgacgaaatgtttagtaatacggcccatataTAGAGCCGgattcacagtccaacacagtgtcttcgtaacagcccgaaccaaactatagaatcccatacaatccaaaacggtgaggtcttcgatgccacactaaatacacaagacatttcctgtatagtttcatcaaatttgtgaacttgaatataaacaccagacactatacaaggaaatttcgaaggctctgatattggtttgggagcttactaacccatcatggggaactgtgaaactggcccatagtcccaggtccttctctgcctctgtggtgaagagtggagtgtttccccatgtggtattggtgtgctgggtatcccctcccaaggcgTATTGCTTTACTTTTTtcgtcattgaattgtagcagccactttttgttccattcctgtagcttggtgatgtcttctggtaggaaatccgcagtcaaagggttaagtaaagtgaagtaaaaaaaTTGTGTAGTAGAGAGGAAAAGTTAATGTtaaataatggaagaggaaaattttGGAACATAGGgaataataactttttttttatgttaatggCCACAGACAGTGTTCATAGTTTGCTTTGTTTATCATagtttttatttgtttgcttttgtttacCTTTATTTGTTTACTGTTTCGTTTACTGCTTGTTTACTTTTGTTTGCCTTTACTAATTGTTTATTATTGCGTTTACTACCTGTTTGCTTTTGTTTACCTTTATTTGCTTATTAATGCCGTTTGATGCTTCATTTGTCaagctttctcctttctccctaatGAACTCCTCATTAAGCACCACACACGTCTTTCAGGAAGTGGAGGTCGGTGACGGgagcgtggtggtggcggcggcgggcgttGCATCACATCCGGTCACGTTCCCCTGCCCGGCAACCCTCGACGTCACCAactcctccatcaacatcacgagACGGAGGGCTACAGCGGTGGCACCCGGCCCGTCACGCACGTCGCGGCCTTCCCTGAATGCGACCCAGACAAATGTGACGGCGCCACGCGTGGTGTCGGGTGGCCCGTCACACGCCTCCTACCCTTCTCTGAACACAGCGGAGACAACGGAGACAAACGTAACAACCTCCGAGGCCGTGCCGTCTAGTCCGTCACACGCGTCTCAGCCTTCCCTCAACACGACGGAGACAAAGGTGACAACTTCCCAGGCCGTGCCGTCTGGCCCGTCACACGCGCCACAGCCGGAGACAAACGTGACGGCTCCATTGACGGTGCCGTCCGGGCCGTCACACGCGCCACAGCCTTCCCTCAACACGACGGAGACAAAGGTGACAACTTCCCAGGCCGTGCCGTCTGGCCCGTCACACGCGCCACAGCCGGAGACAAACGTGACGGCTCCATTGGCGGTGCCGTCCGGGCCGTCACACGCGCCACAGCCTTCCCTCAACACGACGGAGACAAACGTGACAACCTCCCAGGCCGTGCCGTCTGGCCCGTCACAGCCTTCCCTCAACACGACGGAGACAAACGTGACGGCTCCATTGGCGGTGCCGTCCGTGCCGTCACGCCCGTTCCAACCCCGCTCGGGTAGGATGGGGAGAGCTGTGAGGAGGCCACACTTCGTCTCCGTCGGCAGCGGCAGCCCTAAACTGAGGAACACATCGGAggtgtcgccgccgccgccgccgccgctgccgccgccgccgccgccgctgccgccgccgccacaggagTGCATCGTGAATGTCTCGGCGCGGCACTCAACGTTCCGGGAGGTGCGGGGTCACTTCGACGCGGCACAGTTCGAGAACAGCAAGATCGTCCTTCTGTATGGAACGTACGACGGGGAGTTGGTTTTGAGGGACTCTGAGGTGGCGAACATCTCCCTGAGCGGCGAGACAGTGACGATCCAAGACACCAAGATCGAGCTGATCAATGGCCTGACGGTGAAGCGGCGCCTGGAGATGCGGCGCGTGGAGGTGGGACGCGTGGCCCGGGGCGGCCTGATGGTCTACTCCCTGGGGCAGAAGGCGGCGCGGCAGCCACACTCCCTGAGCCACGTGACTATGGAGCGGATGGAGGCCAAGTCCCTGGTGGTGACCGGGGCGTTGGTCAAGATGGCTGACGTGAGCGTGGACGTGCTGGCCAAGGACGCGATCACCGTGCGGAACGGCGGCGTGCTGATCCTGACCCGTGTGGCGCTGCACGGCTGCAAGTCCTTCCAGTGCCTCACCCTGCAGCGCGGCGCCAGGCTCGTCCTCAGGAACACAACCATCAGGAACAGAACGATCACCAAGATGGACCTTCGGCCTACCTCAGAGGCCGACATGTACCCGCTGCTCGCCCTGGTGTCCACGGATGACCACCCGCCCCTCAAGGTCACCTTCGATTGGTACTGGGTCATACTCATGGGCGTGTGCGGGGTGGTCGCTGGCTTGGTGATCGGCAGCGCCCTTATGTGGAGGCGACAGAGCCCCCGTGTGTGCCCCGCCTCCACCTTCACCCTGGCTGACCTCCTCTCCCATGACCAGCTGCAGGAGGGCGGCAACACCCAGAACCACCTGGTAGACAACGCCACGAGCCAGTTTCGGCCATCCATCTTTACCAGGCAGGACTCGGGCCTCACGTCCTCTTCATTCGGCTCCTACGCGAACCTCCAGACGCCCCCATCAACCCTTATGACGATAACCACGGAGTCGAATTCTGTGGACTGATTAAGGCCAAAGGGACCGTCGAGTCTCAGAAAACTGTCGCCCATTCTCGTACACGGCTTCTGTAACGTCCATTTCTTACATCAATCGTGTCTAAATAATTGGACAGCAGAATTATGAGTCTAATTTCTCATCTGTATTGCCTAAGGTACAGGTGATGCAATCTGGTTAGCGTCGGAGGTGATCAGTCAGTTACCAAAGTCAACGGCTGAAACGGAGAGGAACATGGCGAGAGTAAACACTAAACAGCTCTCAGTGGAGTCCAAGACATTCCCAGCCGCTCACACTCAAAAGGACCAACTTCAGCTCATTGTGACTGTGAGTAAACGGGTCTCCAAACAGACACCGGTGAACGAGAattgacagatatacagacacacTGATTCATTGCTTGTGATTGTGTGTTGTTGTTTAAGATCTTGTTCCTCTGTAGGGCGATCTGTCGACGAGGAATATATGCCGTGCGTGAAATGTGACAGGTTGGTGAAAGACATGAATGTTTGCATGCGTCTACTATTGGGGACTTTGTGTATACCGCAAATGTGAGATTGACGCGAAATTGCGATATGCGAAGCGAATGAATTGGTGTATATAAAGATAGCCTACAACGGGACAGTGTTGAgcggaaaaaaagaatgggagattATGGTGTTTTGGAGTGTTAATTAAGTTAGCAGTGAAGAAATGTACGCGGCATATGATGGTGTGCACGAgtactgaagaaaagaagaaaataagtgttAACCAGAGAGACTATATATGGTTAGTGTGCTGGCGTCGGAacagtcaagagagagagagagagagagagagagagagagagagagagag includes:
- the LOC126980865 gene encoding uncharacterized protein LOC126980865 isoform X2, which codes for MLGKVMQLLMVVVLAVAVSGKVADVTPPAADVTPTCRDGPRGSTCVFVNAVQEVEVGDGSVVVAAAGVASHPVTFPCPATLDVTNSSINITRRRATAVAPGPSRTSRPSLNATQTNVTAPRVVSGGPSHASYPSLNTAETTETNVTTSEAVPSSPSHASQPSLNTTETKVTTSQAVPSGPSHAPQPETNVTAPLAVPSGPSHAPQPSLNTTETNVTTSQAVPSGPSQPSLNTTETNVTAPLAVPSVPSRPFQPRSGRMGRAVRRPHFVSVGSGSPKLRNTSEVSPPPPPPLPPPPPPLPPPPQECIVNVSARHSTFREVRGHFDAAQFENSKIVLLYGTYDGELVLRDSEVANISLSGETVTIQDTKIELINGLTVKRRLEMRRVEVGRVARGGLMVYSLGQKAARQPHSLSHVTMERMEAKSLVVTGALVKMADVSVDVLAKDAITVRNGGVLILTRVALHGCKSFQCLTLQRGARLVLRNTTIRNRTITKMDLRPTSEADMYPLLALVSTDDHPPLKVTFDWYWVILMGVCGVVAGLVIGSALMWRRQSPRVCPASTFTLADLLSHDQLQEGGNTQNHLVDNATSQFRPSIFTRQDSGLTSSSFGSYANLQTPPSTLMTITTESNSVD
- the LOC126980865 gene encoding uncharacterized protein LOC126980865 isoform X1 — encoded protein: MLGKVMQLLMVVVLAVAVSGKVADVTPPAADVTPTCRDGPRGSTCVFVNAVQEVEVGDGSVVVAAAGVASHPVTFPCPATLDVTNSSINITRRRATAVAPGPSRTSRPSLNATQTNVTAPRVVSGGPSHASYPSLNTAETTETNVTTSEAVPSSPSHASQPSLNTTETKVTTSQAVPSGPSHAPQPETNVTAPLTVPSGPSHAPQPSLNTTETKVTTSQAVPSGPSHAPQPETNVTAPLAVPSGPSHAPQPSLNTTETNVTTSQAVPSGPSQPSLNTTETNVTAPLAVPSVPSRPFQPRSGRMGRAVRRPHFVSVGSGSPKLRNTSEVSPPPPPPLPPPPPPLPPPPQECIVNVSARHSTFREVRGHFDAAQFENSKIVLLYGTYDGELVLRDSEVANISLSGETVTIQDTKIELINGLTVKRRLEMRRVEVGRVARGGLMVYSLGQKAARQPHSLSHVTMERMEAKSLVVTGALVKMADVSVDVLAKDAITVRNGGVLILTRVALHGCKSFQCLTLQRGARLVLRNTTIRNRTITKMDLRPTSEADMYPLLALVSTDDHPPLKVTFDWYWVILMGVCGVVAGLVIGSALMWRRQSPRVCPASTFTLADLLSHDQLQEGGNTQNHLVDNATSQFRPSIFTRQDSGLTSSSFGSYANLQTPPSTLMTITTESNSVD
- the LOC126980865 gene encoding uncharacterized protein LOC126980865 isoform X3, with the protein product MLGKVMQLLMVVVLAVAVSGKVADVTPPAADVTPTCRDGPRGSTCVFVNAVQEVEVGDGSVVVAAAGVASHPVTFPCPATLDVTNSSINITRRRATAVAPGPSRTSRPSLNATQTNVTAPRVVSGGPSHASYPSLNTAETTETNVTTSEAVPSSPSHASQPSLNTTETKVTTSQAVPSGPSQPSLNTTETNVTAPLAVPSVPSRPFQPRSGRMGRAVRRPHFVSVGSGSPKLRNTSEVSPPPPPPLPPPPPPLPPPPQECIVNVSARHSTFREVRGHFDAAQFENSKIVLLYGTYDGELVLRDSEVANISLSGETVTIQDTKIELINGLTVKRRLEMRRVEVGRVARGGLMVYSLGQKAARQPHSLSHVTMERMEAKSLVVTGALVKMADVSVDVLAKDAITVRNGGVLILTRVALHGCKSFQCLTLQRGARLVLRNTTIRNRTITKMDLRPTSEADMYPLLALVSTDDHPPLKVTFDWYWVILMGVCGVVAGLVIGSALMWRRQSPRVCPASTFTLADLLSHDQLQEGGNTQNHLVDNATSQFRPSIFTRQDSGLTSSSFGSYANLQTPPSTLMTITTESNSVD